The Metarhizium brunneum chromosome 5, complete sequence sequence ACGACACTGTTCCTAAGCCCGCGGTGTCTGAAGAAACCAGACCGTGGGCTTCGCCATTTGACTGCATCAAGGTGAGTACAAGGGATGATAGCCGGCCATCCGGGTTCCTTGATAAGTGAGGACTGACTGATGTTGATCTTCGACCAACCGTAGCCTCGTCTGCAGTCGCCGATTTCGGATGCTCGTCTCGGCagcaaaggacaagaaatAAATGACGGTGAAACATGTTGGTGGTAACAATTGGAGGAGGCATATTTAAGAGTTTCCTCTACGACGGATACGGAGCCTTACGTTGAGTAAATCCGCGGCGGCTCAGTCCGCTCCTGCCGGCAGAAGTACAGGACTCCGTCGGCAACCGCCAGCTGAAGCTCAGTGACGTGGGAAGGAACCCCGCCCCTCCCTGGCTCGTTCCTCACGTTGAGCTGCCCCTCTGCCTCCACCATGCAATTCCAAATAATTCTCCCAGACACCATTGCGTATTTTTGGGCCCCTCTTGCTAATTGGAGCTTGAGCTGTTCCAAGTGCCACTTGGGCAGTCGAATATAATGTGTTTTTCGGAGGCCTTTGTTATGGGTCTGGAGCCCTGTTGCCCTGACTAATGCTAATGCATTTGTTAAGGCTGTTGGCGTGTTTGTGGTCCCTTCAATCGTAAACCGCAGCCCCTCCGAGGGGCAATAGACAATTATATAATAACCCTCTGCCGTTCTTGCTTTCGTCTCATGCTGCTCAATTTCATACACACCGTCGCTCAAACACGTCAAAACAAAACCTTCCACCCTCCATTACCGTCATCATGTCTGGACTCAAGGTCGGCGATTCTTTCCCTGAGGGTGTAAAGTTCTCTTACATCGAGCCATCTGGCGACGACATCAACACATGTGGCATTCCTGGACCCTTTGATGCCAGTGCTGGTATGCTTCCCGCAGCGAGCTCCATGAGCTCTTCATCAAGAGTCAATTGCTAACAGGTGTCTGTCCTTAGaattcaagaagaagaaggtcgTGCTCGTCTCCGTCCCCGGCGCCTTCACCCCCGTCTGCTCGTCTGCCCACCTCCCCTCATACATTGCCAACCGCGACGctctcaaggccaagggtgTCGCCCAGGTCATCATGATTGCCTACAACGACGCCTATGTTATGTCTGCATGGGGCAAGGCTCACAACATCAAGGACGACTTTATCCTCTGTGTCTCGGACCCTGGCTTTAGCAAGTCCATTGGCTGGAACGATGGCGAACGCACCTCTCGCTACGCCATTGTTATTGATCAAGGAAAGGTCATCTATGCTGAGAAGGAGACAAGTGGCATTGAGAAGACTGGCGCTGAGGGTGTTTTGGCCGCCCTGTAAATTAGACTCAATACTACGATAGATCGGGACTAGGCTGCCGCGTGTTCAGCAGCTGCAGATAGAATAGACTAGATTAAAGATTAGAAATGAGGAACTGATGAACTTCAAAATATTGAAATATTCGGGTTGCATTTCGTGACAATAACCTCGATTCATGTGGAATATTCTGGAGTCGCCATTGGGCTGTGTTTTGACTTCATCCTGGACCAGCTGTGTCCCCTGCCGCGCAGGACTAGCAGCCGTACAGACAAAATGCCCCTCGTGCCAAATAGCCGTTCGTCATTGCACCCTATACCTATTACCGAGTCACCAGGAACCACAAAgcatgcaacattgaacgagaAGCTAGTGTTTTGACTTTGAATCATTGCACAGGTATGTCATTTGCTCAACTACCAATGCACCCTATGGCATTCCATGCACCCGAGAATTTGTAGAAGAACCGGCCGGAAAGGACACAAGAACCACATACTCCACCACTCTTCCCGTTTTCTCTTTAATTCATACCGCTTTTTGCACCAAACCCCCCAAGACAAATTTCAATATCTTAGCTTAGCGAGTTCGGGCGGCAACCTTGACTGGTGCACCCTTGGCACCCTGCTTGCTGACGTTTCGCTGGGTCTGGCCcttgccagcggcggcagcggtcttggccttctcagccttcttggcagcagcggcagcgttcttcttctccttgctCTCCTTGATAGCCTGGGCACGGGCGGCAGTTCTGGCCTCGGGGCGCATGGAGCGTCGCTCCTTGATCACATCGAGGGAGGCACCGACGATGGCACGCTGGGCCTTGACGGTTCGGCGGGTACGCTTCTTGGCAACTTCCTGTACAAGGCATTAGCATTAGCAAATGGTTCAACTGTGCCGCCAAGATCCCGGCATATATCCCGTCAGACGAAGAAACCGAGCCTCCGTTGCCGTCTCCTGGGTTGGCTGATGCCCCTTTCATGTGCAGATAGCCCCAGACTCAAGAACAGCAACGTCATCTCGGTTCTGTCTCGGAACATGTATGCCGGTTGATGTAGTCGGATCGTACCTCAGAGATACCCTTGCGGTGCTGTCGGCGGTACAGAACAGTCCAGGCGATGCGGCGAGGGTTCTTTCGCTGCAGGAACAGTGACTCCGACTTGCCATTCTGGAATCGGAACACCTTGCTGTCGCCACGGACGTAGATTTTACCCTATCAGACGGCATGTTAGCAAAACCTGTCTGCCGAATTGTACCCTACTCCCCCTCGTCATGATGTCTTCCGGTCCGCGATAAAAAGAATTCCGTTTGTCCAAACAGTATATATCCGTCGTACATCCATCTTGTACTGCCTCTTCCCTCTTTTATATCGATTTTCGCCCGTCAAGGAACCCATTTGCGACCGGAAACACAACCATGACGACGGGAGTACTCGAAAGGGAAAATGGGATCAAAAATAGTCGTACCTTGCCAGGGTAAATTCTCTGGCCCGAGAAGGTATCGTCGTAGGTACGCATCTTGTCGCGGTTGTGGGTTTATAGCGACAAGGTGTATGTGTCGAGGACCGTAGATTTGGCGGGTTGGCAAAAGTTGAGCAGCGTGATACGGGCAATTTCTCGAATTGGAGGTGTGTGCCATAATGACTAATCGGTCTAGGGCAGACGAGGCGCTAAAATCGGGTGACTGTGCGGCACATGATGGGTCACGTGTATA is a genomic window containing:
- the aspf3 gene encoding Peroxiredoxin Asp f3, which produces MSGLKVGDSFPEGVKFSYIEPSGDDINTCGIPGPFDASAEFKKKKVVLVSVPGAFTPVCSSAHLPSYIANRDALKAKGVAQVIMIAYNDAYVMSAWGKAHNIKDDFILCVSDPGFSKSIGWNDGERTSRYAIVIDQGKVIYAEKETSGIEKTGAEGVLAAL
- the rpl-24 gene encoding 60S ribosomal protein eL24, whose amino-acid sequence is MRTYDDTFSGQRIYPGKGKIYVRGDSKVFRFQNGKSESLFLQRKNPRRIAWTVLYRRQHRKGISEEVAKKRTRRTVKAQRAIVGASLDVIKERRSMRPEARTAARAQAIKESKEKKNAAAAAKKAEKAKTAAAAGKGQTQRNVSKQGAKGAPVKVAARTR